The Brachypodium distachyon strain Bd21 chromosome 4, Brachypodium_distachyon_v3.0, whole genome shotgun sequence nucleotide sequence TAACTCCAAATTTTTCCACATTCGAGCTAACGGCCGTCGCCGAAAGAACCACATCCAGAGGCTCCTTGTTGCAACAGCTGGGTCTCGACGCACGACGATAAAGCCGCGGCGATCTTGACGCACTTTGCTTCCGCTCTCGGAAGACCAGCGCCTCGCTCGCTCGACCTCAACTGGGCGGCCCTCGACCTTCAACAGCACGACCTCGACGACCTCGACCTCCCTTTCTCGGAAGAGGAAATCCTCAAAGCCATCGTCGAGTTCCCCGCAGATAAGGCCCCGGGTCCGGACGGGTTCACGGGCAATTTCTTTCGTGCTTGCTGGCCCATCATCAAAGACGACATTATGTGCCTCGCCAACGCGTTCGGGAGACAAGAAACCCACAATCTCCACATTTGCAACACGGCCAACATTGTCCTCATTCCCAAAAAAGACGGCGCCGATTCGATCTCAGACTACAGGCCGATTAGCCTCATTCATGCCATGGCCAAGATCCTCTCTAAGGCGATGGCGTTGCGCCTGCGCCCCAAGATGCATGAGCTGGTCTCCCTTAGCCAAAGCGCCTTCATCAAAACTAGGAGCATTCATGACAATTTCATGTTCGTCCGTGGCATGGCCCGCAGACTGGATCGGTCCAAGTCGCCCACCCTCCTCATCAAGCTCGACATTGCCAAAGCTTTCGACACTGTTCGTTGGGACTTCATCCTCGATCTCCTGCAGCACCGCAGATTCCCCAACCGTTTTCGAGCTTGTTTGACTAGCCTCTTCGCCTCTGCCACCTAGCGTGTCCCCCTCAACGGGTCCCCGGGTGAGGCTTTCTGCCACGGGCGTGACCTGCGGCAAGGCAACCCGCTTTCCCCACTCCTGTTCATCCTGGCCATCGACCCGCTCCAGCACATCCTCCAGCTGGCTACGCAAGAGGGCCTGCTTAGTGAGCTCCCCGGGTGCCTTGCCTCGCGCCTTCGCTTGTCTCTATATGCCGATGATGCGGTGATCTTCCTCTCGCCTACTGCCCCTGACGTGGCCAACTTGTCAAACATCCTCCAGAATTTTGGCGAGGCTAGCGGGTTGCGGACGAACGTCGCGAAGAGCTCCATCGCCCCGATCCGCTACGACGCCGCCGTCCTGGATGAAATCCTCGCAGGCTTCCCCGCGGTGAGGGTTGACTTCCCTATTCGATACTTGGGCCTCCCGCTTTCTCTGGGCCGTCTGCGACGATCGGATTTCTAGCATATCATTGACAAGGCGGCCGGAAGACTGGCAATCTGGAAGGGCAAGTGGCTCACCCGTGCGGGCTGCCTCACGCTGGTCAAGTCTGTCATGACCTCTATCCCAATCTTCACGCTTTTGGCCATTCGCCCTAGCAAGAGGGTTCTGTCTGACTTCGATAAGCTCCGCCGCAACTTTCTGTGGAGCGGCGGCGACAAGGCCTCCGGCAGGCACTGTAAGATCAACTGGCAACGTGTGTGCCGGCCGAAGAACCTGGGCGGCCTGGGCATCCTAAACCTCGAGAAATTCTCGCGGGCGCTCCGTCTTAGGTGGCTGTGGAACTCCTGGACTTCGCCCGACAAGCCGTGGGTGGGCCTCGATCTCCCGTGCGATGATATCGACAAAAGCCTCTTTGATGCCTCCACCAAAATCACTATCGGCAACAGGTGCACAGCTTCGTTTTGGTCCTCGGCCTGGCTCGACGACCAACGGCCTAAAGATATCGCCCCAAATCTTTTCCGGGCCGCCCGCCGCAAGAACCGCACGGTCCGGGAGGCTTTGACTCCCAACCAATGGGCTACCGACCTGAACCTTGCTTCATTCACCCCAACCCACATCAGGGAGTTCATCGACCTCTGGATCAGGCTTCAGAACCGTGTGCTGCTTCCGGATACGCCAGACAGCATCGTCTGGACCCTCACGCCGAACGGGATCTACTCGACCAGTTCTGCTTATAAAGCACAATTCTTCAGTGCCACGGCTTGCAACTTCCACCGCCTCATCTGGTCGTCTTGGTCCGACTAGCGAGCATTTTGCCTTAGCTTTgtcctctttttctttcctttttctttgacTTCGGTCAACAATGTTTACTCCTTCTTGATCAATATATAGGCAAATCTTTTGCctcgtttcaaaaaaaaaagtttatatGCATGTTATAATTGCTACGTAGTATTTCTCTCAAAGACTCGATAACAAGCTAGTTAGAGATTTTAACGGGTTACTGAAACCGGACCGAACTCTAAAGTCAATACTACTTtatctgtccaacaaaggatgtttcaactttgactaaatttgaatccaGTTCGAGGGTCAAACTGTTGGTAAAACCTAGATAGTAGTCCGACTTGAATACTTGATCAAATAGGTAACAAGTTAGATATCGTtccaaaaaaaggaaaccagACCTAACTCACCCACCCTTGACCCTCGTCCTTTATATTTCTTTTCGGAGATATCCACCCAAGCTATATATACTTTTGTTTAGATCTAGTTGGGAGCCGAGAGTTCGAGAAAGAGCACGGCATACTTGGATGGACGTGTTACCCGACGAGTTAATTTGCTTGTTATATTCGTTGTTTCTTTGATGTTCCGGACGTACGGAGTGAAACCGGACCGAACTCTAACCCACCTGCTAATTTGAGATTGATTGGGCTCCTATAATTACTCGTACGTAATTGCCAAACGAAACGAACTGACGGCATGGATGTGTTGCCCGACGACATGGTGGCGAGCGTCCTCGGCCGTCTGGACCCCTCCAGCCTAGCCGGCTGTCGTTGCGTGTGCAAGGCGTGGCGCGCCACCGTGGACGCCCACCGCCTGCTGCGCAAGGACCTCCTGCCGCTCTCCCTCGCCGGCATCTTGGTCCTCTACCCCACCGACATCGGCTTCGACGTGGCCCCGACATTCTTCTCCCGCCCGGCCTCCATTGACGGGAACCGCAGCTACCTGGACACCTTCAGGGCCGACGACACCGACTGGTCAGGACTCACGTGCCACTGCTGCGGCCTCCTCCTAGTCCGCGATGGCGTCGTCAACCCCGCCACGAACCAGTGGGCGCGCCTGCCACCTTACCCCCACGAACCGACGCCGGGCAACAAGAGCTTCTTCCAGTGCCCCTTCCTCGCCTTCGATCCTACTATCACACCGGTTTCGTCGTCTCCGCAACACTTTGAGGTGTTCTTCATGCACTGCCTTCGCCACGGCCGGTACTCGAACAGGACCGAAGTAGACCTTGAGAACCCGGGCTCGGAgtggccgccgtcgccttTCGTCATGAGCGCCTTCTCATCGAAGACATGGCGCTGGGAGGAGAGGTCTTTTGCCAGGGAAGGGAGGGCTCTACGGTCCATCGCAAGGGTAATGCCGTTTTTGCAACGGATGAATACCTGTCATGTTTCCGTGTATTGGCGCGAACGGCTCTACGTCTACCACATATATTTTATAACCAGGTATGTGTACAATGTTTTCATGATTTTCTATTGATTAAGTATACAAATTATCGCGATACGTACTACTaatatatattaatatatatactatATGGTTGCAAACTTGTGTGCAGATTGGACTTGGAGGATAATAAGTACCGGGTAATCGAACTCCCCCCGATTAATAAAGCATGCGGAAATATTTATCCATATTTCGGGAAATCCGAGAAAGGCGTCTACTATGGGTTTGTCTATGGTTTGTGCAAACTTCAGGTTTGGCTTCTCGATGAATCAACTCATCAGACGACTGGCCATTGGATTTTGAAGCATGACATCGACCTCGAGCCTTTGCTGGAAAATTTTCCTTGGAAACATGGTGATGGACCTTGGTCTGAGAAAGCTACActagagaaagaagagaaaccAGAATGGGATTCAGACAACGACGATGGCATTACTACTACTGCTACTGTTACTCGAGTTAGTGGCCAGAGAATATTTAGTATTTCCGT carries:
- the LOC104581310 gene encoding uncharacterized protein LOC104581310, which produces MPGFMDVVSQAWNKASSHTQPIHIVNHKLKLTASRLRSWSKLLFSNSKLLLLMALDVVFQLDVAQEDRPLSPEERGLRSDLKRRILALASLERARKKQSATIAWLKEGDANSKFFHIRANGRRRKNHIQRLLVATAGPAPRSLDLNWAALDLQQHDLDDLDLPFSEEEILKAIVEFPADKAPGPDGFTGNFFRACWPIIKDDIMCLANAFGRQETHNLHICNTANIVLIPKKDGADSISDYRPISLIHAMAKILSKAMALRLRPKMHELVSLSQSAFIKTRSIHDNFMFVRGMARRLDRSKSPTLLIKLDIAKAFDTRVPLNGSPGEAFCHGRDLRQGNPLSPLLFILAIDPLQHILQLATQEGLLSELPGCLASRLRLSLYADDAVIFLSPTAPDVANLSNILQNFGEASGLRTNVAKSSIAPIRYDAAVLDEILAGFPAVRHIIDKAAGRLAIWKGKWLTRAGCLTLVKSVMTSIPIFTLLAIRPSKRVLSDFDKLRRNFLWSGGDKASGRHCKINWQRVCRPKNLGGLGILNLEKFSRALRLRWLWNSWTSPDKPWVGLDLPCDDIDKSLFDASTKITIGNRCTASFWSSAWLDDQRPKDIAPNLFRAARRKNRTVREALTPNQWATDLNLASFTPTHIREFIDLWIRLQNRVLLPDTPDSIVWTLTPNGIYSTSSAYKAQFFSATACNFHRLIWSSWSD
- the LOC112268703 gene encoding uncharacterized protein LOC112268703, translating into MDVLPDDMVASVLGRLDPSSLAGCRCVCKAWRATVDAHRLLRKDLLPLSLAGILVLYPTDIGFDVAPTFFSRPASIDGNRSYLDTFRADDTDWSGLTCHCCGLLLVRDGVVNPATNQWARLPPYPHEPTPGNKSFFQCPFLAFDPTITPVSSSPQHFEVFFMHCLRHGRYSNRTEVDLENPGSEWPPSPFVMSAFSSKTWRWEERSFAREGRALRSIARVMPFLQRMNTCHVSVYWRERLYVYHIYFITRYVYNVLLDLEDNKYRVIELPPINKACGNIYPYFGKSEKGVYYGFVYGLCKLQVWLLDESTHQTTGHWILKHDIDLEPLLENFPWKHGDGPWSEKATLEKEEKPEWDSDNDDGITTTATVTRPWTPTACCAKTSCRSPSPASSPTTPPESGEYNPTIFFSRPDSINNPPIDGDTSYLDIMGHCNGLLPLFGAVANPATRQWAWLPYYPFDYPWLNEDFLQRPFLAFDPTTTTELDPANPGSEWPPSPFVMSVFSSRTWRWEERSFVKDGMALRSITSVAPFLERVSSRHDAVYWRGHLYVCHIYFIMRINLEDSKYQVWFLDESTHGTHEWTLKHDSDLDLEPLLGNFPWKHGDGPWSVQGHSVNAEATLEKEEKPEWDSDKDDGISIATDADDIIWKGFSISILGFHPYKEIVFLYTSSDRVMAYHLNSSKAEDLISLPLDLFDYDMQMQLGLSFTYTPCWMEINCLRETSVDRALGQL